The Candidatus Dormiibacterota bacterium nucleotide sequence TCCAGGACCGTCACGCCCATGTGGACATGGAGTTCGACAGCGGCAGGGGGCCGATCCACGACACCGCCTCCGCGCAGATCCTCCCCACCAGCCAGGTCGGGCATCCGGTCATCGAGATCGACGACCCCGGCTACGGCAACGACCTGCTCAGCGACCGCACCCTGCCGCTGGCACGCAACCACATCCCCGTCTACGTCGACGACGTGGTCTCGGCGCTGAACGGCGACGACCGCACCGGGCTGCAGACCATCATGCGCGAGCTGGGCACCGCGAGCACGGGCCGCGGGCAGGACATCCGCGCCGTGGCCTCCGACACCCGGGCCTTCCTCGCCGCGCTCACGCCGATCTCGCAGCAGCTCTCCACCGACAGCGCGCACATCGCCGGCATCCTCGACCACAGCCACGCGGTGATGGGGCAGCTCGCCCAGTCGAACATGGACGCCCTGGTCGGCGAGCTCGGCCGTCTCGGCGGGACCGTCGCGGCCCAGGAGCCCCACCTCGGTGGCACCCTGCGCGCGGCCAGCGCCGACCTCGCCACCGTCCGCGACATGCTGCAGGGGAACGAGGACAGCGCTCTGCGGGCGCTCACCGGCCTCCCGCCGGCGATCGCCGCGGTCGAGAGGACGGTCGCGGACTTCACGCCGCTGCTCGAGAGGGCCCTGGTCCCCAACCAGGCGGACATCGTCCAGCTCATCACCGAGCTGCAGCAGAGCTTCGCGCGCACCGGGTCGGACGGGCAGAACTTCCTGAAGGTCGCGGTCGCCGGCAACAACATCCGCAGCTTCCTGGGCGGCACCGGCCACGGGCCGGGGGGCTTCGGGTCCGGCTCCGGCGCGGCGGCGCCGGCACCGCCCGCGAGCCCCGACACCCTGCTGTCCATCCTGTTCGGAGGCTGAGGTGACCCGCCCCGCGACCGCGGCCGGCCCCCCCTCCGTCGAGTCGCTGCGGTGGACGCTGGCGCTGTGGGGCACGGCGACCTACCCGTTCGCGGCACTGGTCATCGCGCTCACCGTCGGCCACGGCAAGCAGCTGCTCCGGGCCCTCGCCTACGTGCTGGCGACACCCGAGCCGGTCTCCGTGTGCATGGGCTACGGGGTCGGCTACCTCATCGTCCAGTACCGCGTCCGCACCCCCAACCCGAGCTTCATGCAGTCACAGGTCTTCGCGGCCTGCGCCTTCGCGGGGATGGTCGTCACGGTTGGCGTCCTCCACCTGCTCGTGCCCGGCGGCACCCCGCTGGCGGTGTCCTTCGGCCTGGTCATCGCGCTCAAGATCGCGGCCGGATCGGTGGCCGCAGCCCTCCTCTATCCCTGGCTCTCCCACCGGCGCTCGCCGTCGCAGCGCTACCGGCCGCTCGCATCGCGGCGTGTCACCGGCGACGCCCCGGCGGACGTCCCCGACCCGCACCACTGAGGATCAGGAATGGCCGCTCCATCGAGCCGTCGACGCAGCATCACCCGCACCCACGAGCGCATCTCCCAGCTGGGCTGGGAGGCGACCTACGAGACGCCGGTGGCGAAGCATCCCACCCGCTATCGCTTCCCGCACCGGGCCAAGGACCCGATGAAGCACATCATGCGCGAGTACCTCCCGATGGAGCTGGAGAAGGACGAGCGCGTCTACGGCGGCCACGACGCGGCGGTGCGCGCCGAGATGCCGGCGAAGGCCGAGCTCCGGTGGCAGGAGATCCTCAAGCCCTTCGTGTCGGTGACCAACTTCGCGGAGATCGGCGCGGGACGGTGCATGTCGATGCTCATCGACGCGGTGCCGAACAACGAGCTCCGCAACGGCTACCACGTGCAGTTCGTCGACGAGGTGCGGCACACCGGCATGCAGATGTCGCTGGCGCGCTGGTACGCGAAGCACTCCCCGGATCCCGCCGGCTGGAACATCGCCAACTCGGCGCTGCCGAGCACCCCGCTGACGTCGGCCGGCCTGAACATGCTCTCGCACTTCATGGTCGGCGACCCCATCCAGTGCGCCTTCACGCTCCAGGTCGTCGCCGAGACCGCGTTCACCAACGTGGCCTTCGTCGCGCTGCCCGACGTGGCGGCGCGCAACGGCGACTTCACGCTGCCCACCACCTACCTGTCGGTGCAGTCGGACGAGGCGCGCCACATCTCGAACGGCTACGCCACCCTGCTCACCGTCCTCCAGGACGACCACAACGCACCGCTGATCGAGCGCGACCTTCAGCAGGCGTGGTGGATCAACCACGCGTTCCTCGACACCTTCAGCGGCGGGATCATGGAGTACTTCTCGCGGTCGCGAACCGACCACGAGTCGTACCTCGACAAGTGGGACCGGTGGGTGCGGGACGACTGGTATCGCGCCTACGTCCTCAAGCTCGGCAAGCTGGGGCTGAACCTGTCGCCCGAGATCTTCGAGAACGCCCGCGAGCGGATCGTCAAGGGCCTCGTCCACAAGAACGTCATGCTGGCGTTCGCCGCCTGGCCGCTGCACTTCTGGCGCTTCGACCCGCTCGACGAGCGCGACTTCGAGTGGCTCGAGAACCGGTACCCGGGCTGGTACGACGACTACGGCGCCTTCTGGGAGATGTACCGGGAGGCGAAAAACCCCCAGGACCGCACCCTGCTGCTGTCGTTCCTCAACCTGTCCCCCCCCTTCTGCTGGACCTGCATGGTGCCCTGCGTGCTCGACGAGGACATGTGCCATCGCGTGGTGGATGAGCGCACCCGCTTCTACTGCTCGAAGTGGTGCTCGTGGCTCGACGAGTCCAACCCCGGCCGCTACACCGGCGACCGCAACTTCTTCGATCGCTACCACGGCTGGGAGCTCTCGGAGGTGGTCCGGGACCTGGGCTTCGTGCGCGCCGACGGGAAGACGCTGGTCGGCCAGCCCCACCTCGAGGACGAGAACCGCTGGACCCTCGACGACATCCGGGCATGTGAGCTCGAGATCAGGAGCCCGAACATCCGCGTGGCTCAGGAGATGGGCCTGCCCAGCGGCGACTGGCACGCCGCCGCGATGGCGGATCGCGCCATCGGGGCCGGTGCGCGCCCCGCGGTGCGGCCGTCCGCCAACGGAACGGCGCACGCCTGACCGGGAGCGGGACATGTCCCCACGCGTCGTGTTCGAGCCGATCGCCGAGGAGATCGAGTGTGAGGAGGACGAGTCGGTCCTCGACGCCGCCTTCCGTCAGGGACTCAACCTCGCGCACGGCTGCCGTGAGGGCCAGTGCTCGGCGTGCAAGTCGTATCTGCTCCAGGGCGAGGTGTCACTGAGGCGGTACTCGAGCTTCGCCCTCTCCGACTCGGAGGAGGCGAACGGCTACACGCTGCTCTGCCGGGCGATGCCCGACGAGGACCTCGTCGTCGAGCTCCTCCACTACGACCCCGACAACTACCGCCTCGAGAACCCGATCCGCGACGTCCGCACCACGGTCGTCGCGGTCGAGCCGCTCACCCACGACATCCGCCGCCTCCTCCTCCGGATCGTCGAGCCGGAGGACTTCGCCTTCGTCCCCGGCCAGTACGTCGACGTCCACGTTCCCGGAACCGAGCTGCGGCGCGCGTTCTCCATGGCCAACGTGCCCGGCGATGGGCACCTCGAGCTCATCGTCAAGAGGTACCCGGGCGGCCGCTTCTCGGGCATGCTCGACGGCGAGCTCGCGACCGGCGACGAGCTGAGCGTCACCGGCCCGTACGGCGCCTTCCACCTGCGTCGCGGCGAGCGGCCGATCCTCCTCGTCGCGGGCGGCTCGGGGATGGCTCCGGTGCTCGCACTGCTCCGGCAGCTCGCCTCCCAGGGCAGCACCCGCACCACCCGCTTCCTCTATGGGGCGCGCACCCGCCCCGACCTGTTCCACCTCGACCTGGTCGAGGAGCTGGGCGCGTCGCTCGTCGACTTCCGCTTCACGCCGGTGCTCTCCCACGCGTCCCCGGAGGACGCGTGGGAGGGCGAGCAGGGGCTTGTGCACGAGGCGGTCGGGCGCTGCCTGGCCTCCGGCGAGCTGGAGGACCCGGAGATCTACATGTGCGGCCCCCCGCCGATGATCGACGCGGTCACCGAGCTCGTCGTCGACGGCCACGGGATCGCCCCGGACCGCATCCACTTCGACAGCTTCACGACCTCGGCCGACGCCGGGGCCGCCACCGGCAGTGCGCTGCCGCAGCGATGAGAGGAGGCACCGACGTGTCCACCCCGGCTCCCCCCGTGAAGTCCCTCGGCGACGGCATCCCGGCACCGGGCGGTGGCGGCGAGGAGGGACGCACCTTCCAGTGGTTCACCCCCCGCAGGCGCCGCGCCAGCCTGTACGAGGACGTCACGATCGACACCCAGCCGTCGATCCACCGCCACATCACGCGGGGCTGGCCGCTGAGCTTCGAGGACGGTCGGGGCATGTGGTGGGAGAGCTCCACCGCGCTCCGCTGCGTCGACTGGTACGACTTCCGCGATCCCGGCGAGACCTGGGAGCGCCCCTACTACCAGCAGGGCGCCGGCTACGAGCGGCAGATCGAGGGGGCCCTCGCCGGCGCCGCCGCCGACCACCTCTTCGAGGACTTCAGCCCGGAGTGGGTCGACTTCCTGCGCGCCCACCTGCAGGTGCCGGCGTTCGTCGAGCATGGCCTCTGGCTGGCCTCGGCGAGCCTGGCCCGCGACTGCCTCTCCGACAGCCTGACTCACTGCCTCGCCCTCCACGCCGCGATGAAGCAGCGCTCCGCCCAGGCGGTGGTGCTCTACGCGATGGACCTGGAGCCGCACCTCGGCGAGTTCCCGATCGAGACCGCCCGCGAGCGCTGGCTGAAGGACGAGGCCTGGCAGCCCTCCCGCCGCTACGTGGAGCGGCTCGCCAACGTCCGGGACTGGGGAGAGCTGATCGTCGCCGCCAACGCCTGCTTCGAGCCCACCGTCGTGACCCTGCTCCGCCGCGAGCTGGGGATCCGGGCGGCCACCGCCCACGGCGACACCGTCACCCCGGTGGTCGCCCGCGCCGCCACCACGGAGTGGCAGTGGACCCGTGCCTGGACCGTCGAGTTCCTGCGCTTCGTCACCGAGGACCGGGAGCACGGGGAGCACAACCGCGAACTGGTCGAGGGCTGGGTCGCCCGGTGGATGCCGGACGCGACCGCGGCGGCGCTCGCCCTGGGCGCGATCGCGGGCGGCCTGTCCAACACGGTGCCCTTCGAATCCTCGCTGCGGAGCCTCCGCCAGACCGTCGCCGAGGTCTTCACCGAGGCCGGGCTTGCCGGCCTGGCGCCGGCGGCCGGATGAGCGACGCAGACGAGCGGTTCGACTTCGTCGGCATCGTGATGTCGAAGAGCGCCGAGGGCGATGCGGTGGTCTCCGCGCTGCGGAAGAAGGAGGGCGTCCAGGTCATCGAGCAGCCGTCCTTCTGGGACGTGCGCGCCCGGGACCGGCTCGTCATCGACTACGACGAGGTGAGCGAGGAGCTGGGCTTCGAGATCGACGGCTACGCGATCCAGCACGAGATGTCCACCCACTACGGGCGGATGATCGCCACCGACGACGCGCTGATGCTGTTCTCCGATCCGACCGAGGTGATGGAGCACCTCATGGGATGAGGGCGGGGGCCTCCACCGGCCTCAGGCACAGACCGCGGCCCATGGGCGCCGCCTCGCTCCTCGGCCCCGCGATGGTGGCGGCGATCGCCTACGTGGACCCGGGGAACATCGCCACCACCGCGGTGGCGGGCTCGACGCGCGGGTTCCAATTGGCCGGCGTCGTCCTCGGCGCCAGCCTGCTGGGCATCCCCGTCCAGGCGCTCGCGGCCAAGGTCGCCCTCGCCACCGGCGGAGACCTCGCCGGCGTCTGCGGCCGTGAGCTCCCCGGCATCGCGCGGGTGCTGCTCTGGGCGGTCGCCGAGGTCATGGTCATGGCCACCGACGTCGCCGAGGTGGTCGGCGCCAGCCTCGGCCTCTCCCTGCTGCTCGGCATCGGCATGCTCCAGGCCGGCGCGCTCACCGCCACGGCGAGCGTCGCGCTGCTGGCGCTGCGACGCCATCGCCCCCGCTGGTTCGAGGCGGCGATGGGGATGACGATCGTCATGCTCGGCGCCCTGTCGGTGCAGCAGCTGCTCCTCGCCGGTCACCCCGCCACCCAGGCGATGCCGGTCGGTGGCGGCGCGGCGGTGCCCGGCCTCGCCTTCCTCGCCGCGGGGATCATCGGCGCCACGGTGATGCCGCACGCCATCTTCCTGCAGAGCGCCCTGATCACCGCCCGGGCGCGCCACCGCCCACCGCACTCGCCCGGGGCCGCGTACCGGCGGGCGTGGGTCGATACCGGGATGGCGCTGGGCGCGGCCGGGCTGGTCAACGTGCTCATGCTGGTGGTCGCCGCCGTCGCCCTCCACGGCAGCGGCGCGCCGGTGGCCGGCCTGCCCGAGTTCTGGCAGCGCCTGCGCGACCTCGCCGGCCCGATGGCGGGACATCTCTTCGCCGTCGCGCTGGTCGTCTCCGGGCTCGCGTCGGCCTCGGTCGGCACGCTCGCCGGTGAGGTCGTCATGGCGGGGCTGCTTCGGCGCCGGGTGCGCCCCATGGCGCGCCGGCTGGTGACCCTCCTGCCGTCGCTCGCAGTGCTCGCCGCCGGCGTTCCGGCGACGCCCGCGCTCCTCGGCAGCCAGGTGGTGCTCAGCCTCACGCTGCCGTGTGCGCTGGTCCCGCTGATCTGGGTGACGCACAGCCGGCGCCTGATGGGCGACCTCGCCAACCGCCGCGTCACCACCGTCGCGGCCGCGGCGGGGAGCGCCGTGGTGGTCTCTGTCGCCGTGTGGGCGGTCCTGGGGGGATGACTCGCCGTGGCGTCACCTCAACCGGCGGGATCGCGGGTGAAAAGGAGGGTGGGTACGCGGCGGCGCCGTCGCTACCATCGTCACCGTGGCTGCCCCGGACAGGATCGAAGCACGTGGGGGACGTCTGTGATGAGGATCGGGATACCTGCATCCAGGCTGCTCGGCTGGATCTGCGTCGGCGTCGGTGTGGTCATGGCCGCGATGCCGTTCGCCGGTCCGCTCGTGGGGGTGCCCTTCGACGGGCTGCCGGCCCTGGCCTGGAGCGTGCACCGGGGCCTGCTGCACGTGCTCCCCGGTGAGCTCACCATCGCCCTGGGTGGGCTGCTGCTGTGGCGTCCGCCGTCGCTGGGACGCCGCTCGTCGGCGGCGGTGGCCGCGGGCCTGGTCGCGGTGGGCATCTGGGACACGGCCGGTCCCTGGATCTACGGCCTGTTCACGCCCCACGCCCGCCAGTCCGGGCTGATGTTCCTCGGCATCCCGCAGTTCGGCGGCTTCTCCTCCGCCCACCAGATGGTGGTGAAGGCGTTCTGCCACTGGCTGCCGGGCACGGTCACCCTCGGCCTGGCGGTGGCCTGGATGGCGTACCTGGTCACGTCGCGGGTCGCGAGGCGTGGCGTCGCCACCTCCTGACGGCTCGGGGATTCACGCCGTCGCGGCGGCATCCCCGGACGACCCGGGGTCGATGCGCCGTGCGTCCCTGCACGCGCTGAGCCTCACCGGCCTCTGCTGGCCGTTCGCGAGCCTGGTGGTCGCTGCGGGCGTGGTCGCCACCGGCCGGTGGGACGGCGGATACGTGATCGCCCTGGCCCGCTTCATGGCGGACGAGGCGGGGGTGGGAAGCTGCTATGTCATGGTCGCGCTCGCCGGTGCGGTCGGCTACGCCCTGGCGCAGCAGCGCCACCCGGTGCTGCGCCAGGGGTTCGTGGAGTCGCAGATCTTCGCGGCCGTCATCTTCGGCGCGGCCACCGGTGCGGCCCTGCTCGCCCGCGCGGCGGTCACCGCCGCCGGGCTCGGGCTCGACTCTCCGCGATCGCTGCTGGTGCTCCTGCCCGTCAAGGTCGCGGCCGCGGCCGCTGCCGCGGCGTACGTCTACCCGCTCTACCTCCGCTACCGGTCCTCCGACCGTCGACCCTGAGCGGGCCGCTCCCGACGGTACCTGAATCTCCAGCAGCGGGCGCGACCGGTGGCCATTCACGGTTGTCATCGTGTCATCAGCGGCGCTTTTCGCCGGCAGCGCCCATCGTCCCCGCACATGAATCGATCGGTTCTTGTCATCGCCCCCGATGCCGTCCCGGGCGAGTGGCGCGTGTAGGATCGATTCCGACGTGATCGAGGAGTGTCGTCCGCGACCGAGCGATGCAGGGGCCACCGTGCGCGGAGACCGGCCGCCATCGCAGTTCACCGGGCTCCCGCCGCGCTGGGTGAAGGTGGTGGACCAGACGCGATGCATCGGATGCCACGCCTGCACCACCGCCTGCAAGTCGGAGAACGCGGTGCCGCTCTCCGTGACCCGAACCTACGTGAAGAGCGTCGACGTGGGGCTCTTCCCACAGGTCCGGCGCAGCTTCCAGGTGACCCGATGCAATCAGTGCGACGACGCGCCGTGCGTCGCCGCCTGCCCGACCGCGGCGATGTTCCAACGCGCTGACGGCATCGTCGACTTCGACAAGTCCGCGTGCATCGGCTGCAAGGCGTGCATGGCCGCGTGTCCGTATGACGCCATCTTCATCAACCCCGAGGATCACTCCGCGGAGAAGTGCAACCTCTGCGCTCACCGTCTGGACGTCGGCCTGGAGCCGGCCTGCGTGGTGGTGTGTCCCGTCGAGGCCATCCTCGTCGGCGACATCAACGATCCCGTCTCACGGGTGTCGGAGATCGTGCACCGCGACGCCGTCGCCGTGCGGCGGCCGGAGAAGGGCACCCGGCCCAAGCTCTTCTACAGGGGCGCCCACCAGGCGACCCTCGACCCGATCGCGGCCCGCCGCCCCAGCGGGGGCATCTTCGCCTGGAGCGAGCAGAGGGGTCCGGTGGTGTCGGGCCATCCAGGCGGTCACAACTCGTCGGCGTCGGCGGTTCTGTCGTACGACATCGGGCATGCGCTCCCCTGGGGCTGGCGCGTCAGCCTGTACACCTGGACCAAGGGTGTCGCCGCCGGCGCCTACCTGCTGCCACTCCTGCTGGTGTGGAGTGGCCGGCTCGCCGACTCCAGCCCGCTCTGGCGCTGGGCCGCCCCGATCGTGAGCGGGATGTTCCTCGCCATCACCGGGGTGCTGCTGATCTGGGACCTCAAGCATCCGCGGCGCTTCCACTACATCTTCCTGCGCCCGCAGTGGCGCAGCTGGCTGGTGCGCGGATCGTTCGTGATCGCCGCCTACAGCCTCGTCCTCGGGCTCGACGCAGTCGCCGGGATCGCGGGCAGCACGGCGATGGAGCGCACGCTCGCGATCGCCGGGGCGCCGCTGGCGGCGATGACCGCGATCTACACCGCGTACCTGTTCGCACAGGCGAGGGCTCGAGACCTGTGGCAGAGCCCGCTGCTCCCGCCGCATCTCCTCGTGCAGGCGCTGCTCGTCGGCGCAGCCGTGCTGCTGCCGGTGGCCGCCATCTGGGACGGGACGGCGGTGACCCCGCTGAGCTGGGTGCTCGCCGGCACCGCGGTCCTCCATCTGCTGCTCGTGGGCGGCGAGACGACGCTGAGCCACGGCACCGCCCACGCTCACCTCGCCGTCCACGAGATGACCCGGGGCCGCCAGGCGCGCTTCTTCTGGAGCGGGGTCGGTCTCATCGCCATCGCCCTGCTGGCGCCGGTCCTCGGCGTCGCCGCCGTCCCCTTCGCGGCGCTCGGGCTGCTCGCCCACGAGCACGCATTCGTCGAGGCCGGGCAGTCGGTTCCGCTCGCGTGAGGTGACCCGTATGGATCTGCGTCGCATCGCCGCGCGTGTCAGCGCCGCCCGACAGGACGTCGAGGCCCGGGGTGAGACCTTCTATCCCGGGCCCAGCCGTGTCCACCTCGCCGCGTACCCGCCCAGGGAGCGGTGGGACAACTGGGTGGAGCTGGAGTCGCGCGCCTGGCCGCGGCGCGAGGAGCACCGGTACATGCTGGTGCCGACCACCTGCTTCAACTGCGAATCGGCCTGCGGGCTGCTCGCCTACGTCGATCGCGACACCCTGCAGGTGCGCAAGTTCGAGGGCAACCCCGAGCATCCGGGATCGCGCGGCCGCAACTGCGCCAAGGGTCCCGCCACCCTCAACCAGGTCACCGATCCCGACCGCATCCTCCAGCCGCTGCGGCGGGCCGGGGCGCGGGGGGAGGGGCGGTGGGAGCAGGTCGGCTGGGACGAGGTGCTCGACGACATCGCCGGCCGGATCCGGACCGCGATCCTCGACGGCCGCAACAACGAGATCATGTACCACATCGGCCGCCCCGGTGAGGACGGCTACACCGAGCGCGTCCTCGCGGCCTGGGGCGTCGACGGTCACAACTCGCACACCAACATCTGCAGCAGCGGCGGCCGGGCGGGCTACCACTACTGGATGGGCATCGACCGCCCCAGCCCCGACCACGCCAACGCCCGCGTCATCCTGCTGATCAGCGCCCATCTCGAGGCGGGGCACTACTTCAACCCCCATGCGCAGCGGATCATGGAGGCGAAGGAGCGGGGTGCGAAGCTGGTCGTCGTCGACGTCCGTCTCTCCAACACGGCGACCCATGCCGACCACTGGCTGGCACCGCATCCGGGAAGCGAGGCGGCGATGCTGCTCGCCATCGCAAACCACATCATCCAGACGGGTGCCTACGACCGCGAGTTCGTGCGCCGCTGGTGGAACTGGCAGGAGTTCCTGACCCATGAGCACCCCGAGCTCGAGCCCACGTTCGAGATCTTCGAGCAGCGGCTGCGCCTGCTCTACGCGGACCATACCCTCGAGTCCGCCGCCGCGGAGTCCGGGCTCGACGCCGGCGTGCTCCGGCGGGTGGCGGAGCTGGTCGCCGGCGCGGGCACCCGGCTGTCCACCCACACCTGGCGATCGGCGACGGCGGGCAACCTGGGCGGCTGGCAGGTGTCACGCTGCCTCTTCCTGCTCAACGCGCTGCTCGGTGCGGTCGCCACCGAGGGCGGAACATATCCCAACACCTGGAACAAGTTCGTCCCCCGTCCGATCCACATGCCCCCCCACCCGCAGGGGTGGAACCAACTGACCTGGCCGGAGGAATTCCCGCTCTCCAACAACGAGATGTCCTTCCTGTTGCCGCAGTTCCTCAAGGACGGCCGGGGGACCCTCGACGTCTACTTCTCGCGCGTCTACAACCCGGTGTGGACGAACCCGGACGGCTTCAGCTGGATGGAGGTCCTCACCGACGAGCGCCTGGTCGGTCTCCACGTCGCGCTCACTCCGACCTGGAACGAGACCGCCTTCCTCGCCGACTACGTCCTGCCGATGGGCCATGCGTCCGAACGGCACGACCTCCACTCCTACGAGACCCACGACGCCCGCTGGCTGGGCTTCCGCCAGCCGGTGCTGCGGGCCGCGCGCGAGCGGCTTGGCGAGACCGTGAGCGACACCCGGGAGGTCAACCCGGGTGGGGTCTGGGAGGAGAACGAGTTCCTGATCGAGCTGAGCTGGCGGATCGACCCGGACGGCACCATGGGCATCCGCCGGCACTTCGAGTCGCGGCAGCACCCCGGGCAGAGGCTGGGCGTCGACGAGTACTACGCACACATCTTCGAGACGTCGGTCCCCGGCCTCCCCGAGAGGGCGGCGGCCGAGGGACGCACGCCGCTGCAGTACATGCGCCAGTACGGTGCCTTCGAGGTCGAGCGCGGCATCGGACCGCTGCACGAGCAGGAGGTGCCCGCGGCGGAGCTGGCCGACCTGCGCGTCTCGGACGGTGGCCGGGTCTACACCGGGGCGCCGAAGCCGGAGGCGGTGAACCTGGCGCCGGAGGGCGTTCCCGACGGTGACGGCGAGGGCCGGCGTCCGGTCGGGGTGCGGATCGACGGCCGCATCCTGCGGGGCTTCCCCACACCGAGCGGGCGGCTCGAGTTCTACTCCCGAACCCTGGCCGACTGGGGCTGGCCGGAGTACGCGATCCCCACGTACATCCGGAGCCACGTCCACCCGGGCCGGCTCGCACCCGACCAGGTGGTGCTGCTGTCCACCTTCCGCCTCCCGACCCAGATCCACACCCGCAGCGCCAACGCCAAGTGGCTCGACGAGATCGCCCACACCAACCCGCTCTGGCTGCACCCCGTCGACGGCGACCGGCTCGGGGGCATCGCGACCGGGGACCTGGTGCGGGTGGAGACCGAGATCGGGTATTTCGTTCTCAAGGCGTGGGTCACCGAGGGAATCCGGCCGGGCGTGGTTGCCTGCAGCCATCACATGGGCCGGTGGAAGGTGCAGGAACAGGGCGTGCGGGCGATGATGGCGACGGTCTCCCTCGACCACGAGGGCTCGAGCTGGGCGATGCGGCGCGTCGCCGGGGTCGGCCCCTACCGGTCGAGTGACCCGGACACCCGTCGCATCTGGTGGACGGACGTCGGCGTCCATCAGAACCTCACCTTCCCCGTGCACCCGGACCCGATCTCGGGGATGCACTGCTGGCACCAGGCTGTCCGGGTCCGCCGTGCCGAGGCCGGCGACCGGTACGGCGACATCAGCGTCGACACCGCCAGGTCACGGGACGTCTACCGTCGCTGGATGCAGGGCACCCGGGCGGCGTCCGGCCATTCGCCCGACGGCACCCGCCGGCCCCACTGGCTGATCCGGCCACTGCGGCCCGGACGTGACGGCTACCTCCTCCCCGACGCCGCCCGGCGCCGGCCGGTGCCGGACGGGGCGCCGTAGCGTGGAGCTGGTGAGGGCGCTGGCGACGCTGGTGGAGCCGCCCTCGGCGGATCGCCGCGCACTCGAGCATGCGCTCGGCCTGGCCGCGCCGCCCTCTGCCGAGGAGCACACCGACCTCTTCGTCCTGCAGCTGCCGCCCTACGCCTCGATCTACCTCGGCGAGGAGGGGATGATCGGAGGCGACGCACGCGACCGCGTCGCCGGGTTCTGGCGGGCGCTCCGTCTGCTCCCCCCCGCCGAGCCCGACCACCTCACGGCGCTCCTCGGCCTCTACGCCACCGTGGGCGAGCTCGCCGAGACCGAGACCGAGCCGGCGCGGCGTGTCCTCGCGGAGCGCGCGGGCGCGGCGCTCTTCTGGGAGCACCTGGCGAGCTGGCTCCCCGTCTACCTGCTGCGCGTCGGCGAACTCGGCGCCGGGCCCCACCGGCGGTGGGCGGCGCTGCTGGGGGCTGTCCTCGCAGCGGATGCGGAGCGGTGGGGACCGCCCGACTCCATCCCGGCGCACCTCCGTGAGAGCACCGCGCTGGTGGACGAGGACCTGGACCGCGAGCGCATCGTCCGCGCCGTGCTCAGCCCCGTGCGCAGCGGCCTTGTCCTCACCCGCGCCGACCTGGGGCGGGCGGCGCGCGACCTCGGCCTGGGGCTGCGCCTCGGAGAGCGTGCCTTCGTGGTGAGGACGCTCATCGACCAGGACGCCAGGTCCGTGGTGCGCTGGCTCGCCGGTGAGGCGCGGCGGCAGGCTGGAGGTCATCGTGGCCTCGCCGCGCCGCTGCAGCCGCTGGTGAGGCTGTGGCGGGAGCGCGCGGAGTCGTCCGCATGCCGGCTGCTGCGGCTGGTCGGGGACCGCACCGCATGAGGGCGGGCAGGGCACACCGCCGGAGCGGGAGCTGAATGTCATGCCAGCCGAGGACCGGCATGCCCGATCCCCTGCGGGTCCTGATCGCCGACGATCACCATGTCGTCCGACGTGGACTGGCCATGATCCTTCAGGTCGAGGCCGGCGTCGACGTCGTCGGTGAGGCGTGCAACGGCC carries:
- a CDS encoding molecular chaperone TorD family protein — protein: MELVRALATLVEPPSADRRALEHALGLAAPPSAEEHTDLFVLQLPPYASIYLGEEGMIGGDARDRVAGFWRALRLLPPAEPDHLTALLGLYATVGELAETETEPARRVLAERAGAALFWEHLASWLPVYLLRVGELGAGPHRRWAALLGAVLAADAERWGPPDSIPAHLRESTALVDEDLDRERIVRAVLSPVRSGLVLTRADLGRAARDLGLGLRLGERAFVVRTLIDQDARSVVRWLAGEARRQAGGHRGLAAPLQPLVRLWRERAESSACRLLRLVGDRTA
- a CDS encoding 4Fe-4S dicluster domain-containing protein, encoding MDQTRCIGCHACTTACKSENAVPLSVTRTYVKSVDVGLFPQVRRSFQVTRCNQCDDAPCVAACPTAAMFQRADGIVDFDKSACIGCKACMAACPYDAIFINPEDHSAEKCNLCAHRLDVGLEPACVVVCPVEAILVGDINDPVSRVSEIVHRDAVAVRRPEKGTRPKLFYRGAHQATLDPIAARRPSGGIFAWSEQRGPVVSGHPGGHNSSASAVLSYDIGHALPWGWRVSLYTWTKGVAAGAYLLPLLLVWSGRLADSSPLWRWAAPIVSGMFLAITGVLLIWDLKHPRRFHYIFLRPQWRSWLVRGSFVIAAYSLVLGLDAVAGIAGSTAMERTLAIAGAPLAAMTAIYTAYLFAQARARDLWQSPLLPPHLLVQALLVGAAVLLPVAAIWDGTAVTPLSWVLAGTAVLHLLLVGGETTLSHGTAHAHLAVHEMTRGRQARFFWSGVGLIAIALLAPVLGVAAVPFAALGLLAHEHAFVEAGQSVPLA
- a CDS encoding molybdopterin-dependent oxidoreductase, with the translated sequence MDLRRIAARVSAARQDVEARGETFYPGPSRVHLAAYPPRERWDNWVELESRAWPRREEHRYMLVPTTCFNCESACGLLAYVDRDTLQVRKFEGNPEHPGSRGRNCAKGPATLNQVTDPDRILQPLRRAGARGEGRWEQVGWDEVLDDIAGRIRTAILDGRNNEIMYHIGRPGEDGYTERVLAAWGVDGHNSHTNICSSGGRAGYHYWMGIDRPSPDHANARVILLISAHLEAGHYFNPHAQRIMEAKERGAKLVVVDVRLSNTATHADHWLAPHPGSEAAMLLAIANHIIQTGAYDREFVRRWWNWQEFLTHEHPELEPTFEIFEQRLRLLYADHTLESAAAESGLDAGVLRRVAELVAGAGTRLSTHTWRSATAGNLGGWQVSRCLFLLNALLGAVATEGGTYPNTWNKFVPRPIHMPPHPQGWNQLTWPEEFPLSNNEMSFLLPQFLKDGRGTLDVYFSRVYNPVWTNPDGFSWMEVLTDERLVGLHVALTPTWNETAFLADYVLPMGHASERHDLHSYETHDARWLGFRQPVLRAARERLGETVSDTREVNPGGVWEENEFLIELSWRIDPDGTMGIRRHFESRQHPGQRLGVDEYYAHIFETSVPGLPERAAAEGRTPLQYMRQYGAFEVERGIGPLHEQEVPAAELADLRVSDGGRVYTGAPKPEAVNLAPEGVPDGDGEGRRPVGVRIDGRILRGFPTPSGRLEFYSRTLADWGWPEYAIPTYIRSHVHPGRLAPDQVVLLSTFRLPTQIHTRSANAKWLDEIAHTNPLWLHPVDGDRLGGIATGDLVRVETEIGYFVLKAWVTEGIRPGVVACSHHMGRWKVQEQGVRAMMATVSLDHEGSSWAMRRVAGVGPYRSSDPDTRRIWWTDVGVHQNLTFPVHPDPISGMHCWHQAVRVRRAEAGDRYGDISVDTARSRDVYRRWMQGTRAASGHSPDGTRRPHWLIRPLRPGRDGYLLPDAARRRPVPDGAP